In Synergistaceae bacterium DZ-S4, a single window of DNA contains:
- a CDS encoding V-type ATP synthase subunit B, translated as MLPKEYRTISNLSGPLMMVDKIEDVSYDELAEIRLGSGERRRGRVLEISENKALVQVYEGSTGIDVNTTQIRFLGDVLKLPVSKDMLGRIFNGRGDPIDGGAPIIPDAYLDVNGNPMNPYSRDYPSEFIQTGISTIDGMNPLVRGQKLPIFSGSGMPHNHMAAQIARQATVISGHANFAVVFAAMGITFEEASFFMEDFRKTGALERTVMFVNLADDPAIERISTPRLALTAAEYLAFEQDMHVLVILTDLTNYCEALREISAARKEVPGRRGYPGYLYTDLATMYERAGRLRGKNGSITQLPILTMPEDDKTHPIPDLTGYITEGQIILARGLHRKGIYPPVDVMPSLSRLKDKGIGKGKTREDHADLMNQLFAAYSRGKEAKELAVILGEGALSEEDKAFARFADLFEDKYVRQGEYENRTVEETLLLGWELLTIVPTKELKRVRDEYIEKYLKPLFEAQKDETLETKEA; from the coding sequence ATGTTGCCTAAGGAGTACAGAACGATCTCCAACCTTTCCGGCCCGCTTATGATGGTTGATAAGATCGAGGATGTCAGCTACGACGAACTGGCAGAGATACGTCTCGGCTCAGGCGAGCGCAGGCGCGGAAGGGTGCTCGAAATATCTGAAAACAAAGCCCTTGTCCAGGTCTACGAAGGAAGCACCGGAATCGACGTCAACACAACACAGATCAGGTTCCTCGGCGATGTCCTGAAGCTGCCTGTGTCAAAAGATATGCTGGGAAGGATATTCAACGGAAGGGGAGACCCGATAGACGGCGGCGCCCCCATAATCCCGGATGCCTACCTGGACGTCAACGGCAACCCGATGAACCCATATTCCCGAGACTACCCCTCTGAGTTCATTCAGACAGGTATTTCGACTATTGATGGAATGAACCCGCTTGTCAGGGGCCAGAAACTGCCCATATTCTCCGGAAGCGGCATGCCCCACAACCACATGGCCGCACAGATCGCCCGCCAGGCAACCGTCATCAGCGGACACGCAAACTTTGCCGTTGTGTTCGCCGCCATGGGCATTACATTTGAAGAGGCATCCTTCTTTATGGAGGACTTCAGGAAGACCGGAGCCCTCGAACGCACAGTCATGTTCGTCAACCTTGCGGACGACCCGGCGATAGAGCGCATCTCGACCCCGCGCCTTGCCCTTACGGCTGCTGAGTACCTGGCATTCGAACAGGACATGCACGTTCTTGTAATACTGACGGACCTTACGAACTACTGCGAAGCGCTCCGCGAGATCTCGGCAGCGCGTAAGGAAGTCCCCGGCCGACGCGGCTATCCCGGATACCTCTATACTGACCTTGCGACCATGTATGAGCGGGCCGGCAGACTTCGCGGCAAAAACGGATCCATCACACAGCTCCCGATACTGACAATGCCGGAAGACGACAAGACCCACCCGATCCCGGACCTGACGGGATACATCACCGAGGGTCAGATAATCCTGGCGAGGGGACTCCACCGCAAGGGCATCTATCCGCCTGTCGACGTCATGCCGTCGCTCTCCCGACTGAAGGACAAGGGCATTGGAAAGGGCAAGACCCGCGAAGACCACGCAGACCTGATGAACCAGCTCTTTGCCGCGTACTCCAGAGGCAAGGAGGCAAAGGAGCTCGCAGTCATACTCGGAGAGGGAGCTCTTTCTGAAGAAGACAAGGCATTTGCCAGGTTCGCGGACCTCTTCGAGGACAAATATGTACGTCAGGGAGAGTATGAGAACAGGACAGTGGAGGAGACGCTCCTTCTGGGATGGGAACTTCTCACGATCGTTCCTACAAAGGAACTCAAGCGAGTAAGGGACGAGTACATCGAAAAGTATCTGAAGCCGCTCTTCGAAGCCCAAAAAGACGAGACGCTTGAGACCAAAGAAGCATAG
- a CDS encoding V-type ATP synthase subunit D gives MAKALNVNPNRMELSKLKRQLVVAKRGHKLLKDKQDALVKAFLEKARSVWELRQEIEKEIGSCYAGFLLARAQTLPEMLEQTLMNAGGDMRVKVKFVNLMSVRAPSFELPEQKVELSYGLGTSPGSLDIALEQFLKLMPRLVRLAAEEKALKSMALEIERTRRRVNALEHVMIPSFAETIHSISMKLEEMERSTLSRLMVIKEIVRSH, from the coding sequence ATGGCGAAGGCGCTGAACGTCAACCCCAACCGGATGGAGCTTTCAAAGCTCAAGAGACAGCTTGTCGTAGCCAAGAGGGGGCACAAGCTGCTGAAAGACAAGCAGGACGCACTTGTTAAGGCGTTTCTCGAGAAGGCGAGATCTGTCTGGGAGCTTAGGCAGGAGATCGAAAAAGAGATCGGTTCATGCTATGCGGGCTTTCTTCTCGCAAGGGCCCAGACATTGCCTGAAATGCTCGAGCAGACTCTCATGAATGCCGGCGGCGACATGAGAGTAAAGGTCAAGTTCGTTAACCTGATGAGCGTGCGCGCCCCTTCATTTGAACTGCCTGAACAGAAAGTGGAACTGAGCTACGGTCTGGGAACATCCCCCGGAAGCCTTGACATCGCACTGGAACAATTTTTGAAGCTCATGCCAAGGCTCGTCAGGCTTGCCGCGGAGGAAAAGGCCCTGAAGTCGATGGCACTTGAGATAGAGAGGACAAGGAGAAGGGTAAACGCGCTGGAGCATGTAATGATCCCTTCGTTTGCCGAGACCATCCACTCCATCTCGATGAAGCTGGAAGAAATGGAGCGGTCGACCCTCTCAAGGCTGATGGTAATAAAGGAGATCGTCCGCTCCCACTAG
- the mraZ gene encoding division/cell wall cluster transcriptional repressor MraZ: MLVGSYNHKLDSKGRTVLPSRFRGELSSSVVATIGIDRCIALYPVSRWEELILKLKDLSSFKKKTRDFRRVLLSMATELEIDGSGRVLFPSALREYAGIDQEVTLIGLEDHLEVWDSSRWEEQRSGVLMDFSDLAEDLEGI; this comes from the coding sequence ATGCTGGTGGGGAGCTACAACCACAAACTGGACAGTAAAGGCAGGACGGTATTGCCCTCCCGATTCAGAGGAGAGCTTAGTTCGTCCGTTGTTGCCACCATCGGCATAGACCGCTGTATCGCACTCTACCCGGTAAGCAGATGGGAAGAACTTATATTGAAACTCAAAGATCTTTCCTCCTTCAAGAAAAAGACCCGCGATTTCAGGAGAGTGCTCCTTTCAATGGCGACAGAGCTTGAAATAGACGGTTCGGGGAGGGTCCTTTTTCCTTCGGCGCTGAGAGAGTACGCGGGGATCGATCAGGAGGTCACCCTCATCGGACTCGAAGATCATCTCGAGGTTTGGGACAGCTCCAGGTGGGAGGAACAGCGCAGCGGCGTACTTATGGATTTCAGCGACCTGGCTGAGGATCTCGAGGGAATATGA
- the rsmH gene encoding 16S rRNA (cytosine(1402)-N(4))-methyltransferase RsmH encodes MKEHVPVMVNEVLEALRPWEEVGTTVDATLGLGGHSGYIMEKCINAYVIGFDQDPFAREAASVNLSRYRGRFEITADNFRHIEKLTDRPGWTGASAVLFDLGVSNMQITEPERGFSFQESGPLDMRMDASEKTNSRMTAKEILDRGSVKELTGIFRKYGEEEHAYRIALGIVRKREAGEFLETTGDLVQLIREILPAPVQRKMGGHPARKVFQALRIAVNDEMDALEEALDGALKVIRPGGKILAISYHSLEDRIVKTRFRKWEEQGLGRSSPRKAITPSENEIESNNKSRSAKLRIFGSETGISGKGDKADAIHRMPT; translated from the coding sequence ATGAAAGAACATGTCCCGGTAATGGTGAATGAGGTGCTTGAAGCACTCAGGCCATGGGAAGAAGTCGGGACGACCGTAGACGCGACACTGGGGCTGGGCGGACACAGCGGATATATCATGGAGAAGTGCATCAATGCTTACGTTATAGGCTTCGATCAGGATCCGTTTGCAAGAGAGGCGGCAAGCGTGAACCTCTCCCGCTATCGGGGAAGGTTTGAAATAACCGCCGACAACTTCAGGCACATTGAAAAACTTACGGACAGGCCGGGATGGACCGGCGCCTCGGCAGTTCTCTTCGACCTCGGCGTTTCAAACATGCAGATCACTGAGCCGGAGAGAGGTTTTTCGTTTCAGGAATCGGGCCCCCTCGACATGAGGATGGATGCCTCCGAAAAGACGAACAGCAGGATGACGGCGAAAGAAATACTGGACAGAGGTTCTGTGAAGGAACTGACCGGGATCTTCAGGAAATACGGCGAAGAGGAGCATGCGTACCGCATCGCCCTGGGAATAGTAAGAAAGAGAGAAGCCGGGGAATTTTTGGAAACTACCGGAGACCTAGTTCAGCTGATAAGAGAGATATTGCCGGCTCCGGTACAGAGAAAAATGGGCGGGCATCCGGCAAGAAAGGTATTCCAGGCACTCAGGATCGCGGTAAACGATGAGATGGATGCGCTTGAAGAGGCATTGGACGGCGCCCTTAAAGTGATAAGGCCTGGCGGGAAGATATTGGCGATATCCTACCACTCACTTGAGGACAGGATAGTCAAAACAAGGTTCAGGAAGTGGGAAGAGCAGGGATTGGGACGGTCAAGTCCGAGGAAGGCGATAACTCCCTCCGAAAACGAGATCGAAAGCAACAATAAATCAAGAAGCGCCAAACTGAGGATATTTGGATCTGAGACAGGAATTTCAGGGAAAGGAGACAAGGCCGATGCAATACACAGAATGCCGACATGA
- a CDS encoding penicillin-binding protein 2: protein MPRIKKNEPECIRRSKSVWGAVYVALAVLAAGTAWIQLNPDIRVVRQSQKQYWASVAVSASRGEIIDRNGIPLAVSVPATSFFIDPKYWDPKSADLLTGPFGESTAKKFRRGLTGRFHWVARNVPKEKADSLFKNEIPGLYTISERIRVYPHGELASHVLGFCDIDDYGQAGVELAWNHILYSPPRTRFLTRDSKGKTLDIMGGKSGVLKNTSGTIKLTLDSRIQQIMEWRLSEGAKSANASWGAGVCVDPLTGEILALASYPSLDPNDRTNLKDQDAVRNNVVGRVFEPGSIFKPITMSIAIETAAANKNSHYNCRGTMKLADKTMSDVNKKAHGMQDLTHVLMNSCNIGMSLMSMGVPRHQAYGMLRQFGFGEKTEVELAGEESGLIKSPEEWLGTVPANIFIGQGIAVTPLQAVMAIGSIANGGSLLKPYLIAEVLDTDRKVIHKGGRRVRYQVMSPATSEFMRAAMKRVVSEGGGKMAYSPKVSIAGKTGTAQIAAAGEYSKGHYVASFVGFWPEEKPRYVMMISLGEPKGARYYGGQIAAPIFKSIAEDIMQISPSGNGPMRTKAN, encoded by the coding sequence ATGCCAAGAATTAAGAAAAACGAGCCTGAATGCATCAGGCGCTCAAAGTCTGTATGGGGGGCTGTATATGTCGCACTCGCAGTCCTCGCGGCCGGTACGGCATGGATACAGCTAAACCCCGACATCCGGGTAGTAAGGCAGTCGCAGAAACAATACTGGGCCAGCGTGGCAGTCAGCGCCTCCAGGGGGGAGATCATAGACCGTAACGGGATCCCGCTTGCAGTCTCTGTACCTGCCACGAGTTTTTTTATCGACCCCAAGTATTGGGATCCCAAAAGCGCGGATCTGCTGACCGGACCTTTTGGTGAAAGTACCGCAAAGAAATTCCGGAGGGGGTTGACCGGCCGCTTCCACTGGGTAGCGCGAAACGTCCCAAAGGAAAAGGCTGATTCGCTTTTCAAGAACGAAATACCGGGGCTTTACACCATCAGCGAGAGGATAAGGGTATATCCGCACGGAGAACTGGCCTCCCACGTGCTCGGCTTTTGTGATATCGACGACTATGGGCAGGCAGGAGTAGAGCTTGCATGGAACCATATTCTTTACTCCCCCCCACGGACAAGGTTTCTGACGAGGGATTCAAAGGGCAAGACTCTGGACATCATGGGCGGAAAATCCGGGGTCCTGAAAAACACCTCCGGAACGATAAAACTTACTCTTGACTCCCGCATCCAACAGATCATGGAATGGCGCCTGAGCGAGGGCGCCAAATCGGCAAACGCCTCGTGGGGCGCAGGAGTGTGCGTGGACCCTCTCACGGGCGAGATACTTGCCCTTGCAAGCTATCCGTCGCTGGATCCGAACGACAGGACGAACCTCAAGGATCAGGATGCCGTAAGGAATAATGTAGTGGGCCGAGTATTTGAACCTGGATCCATCTTCAAACCGATCACTATGTCGATAGCTATTGAAACGGCAGCCGCAAACAAGAACAGCCATTATAACTGCAGGGGCACCATGAAGCTGGCGGACAAGACCATGAGCGATGTAAACAAAAAAGCGCACGGAATGCAGGATCTGACTCATGTATTGATGAACTCCTGCAACATAGGCATGAGTCTGATGTCGATGGGCGTACCTCGGCATCAGGCGTACGGTATGCTCAGACAATTCGGCTTCGGGGAGAAGACCGAGGTCGAGCTTGCGGGAGAGGAATCAGGTCTCATAAAGTCACCCGAAGAGTGGCTCGGTACTGTTCCTGCCAACATTTTCATCGGGCAGGGGATCGCGGTCACACCTCTGCAGGCTGTAATGGCGATAGGGAGCATAGCAAACGGCGGATCGCTTCTGAAGCCGTACCTGATAGCAGAGGTGCTGGACACCGACAGAAAAGTGATCCACAAGGGAGGAAGAAGGGTCCGCTACCAGGTAATGTCTCCGGCCACCTCCGAGTTCATGAGAGCGGCAATGAAGAGAGTAGTCAGTGAAGGCGGAGGAAAAATGGCTTATTCACCTAAAGTATCGATTGCAGGGAAGACGGGAACTGCCCAAATAGCTGCGGCTGGGGAGTATTCGAAGGGGCATTACGTGGCATCCTTCGTCGGGTTCTGGCCGGAAGAGAAGCCCAGGTATGTGATGATGATCAGCCTTGGAGAACCTAAGGGAGCCAGGTACTACGGCGGACAGATCGCAGCGCCGATCTTTAAGTCGATCGCGGAGGACATCATGCAGATATCCCCTTCGGGAAACGGTCCGATGAGGACGAAAGCAAACTGA
- a CDS encoding UDP-N-acetylmuramoyl-L-alanyl-D-glutamate--2,6-diaminopimelate ligase, protein MKLSSLFSLLEKSPLDITIHDAGDCGRADQTEVCELVSDSRKVRPGSIFACVEGEHSDGHDFAQSAVSSGASLLICGHPLNIGIPQLICGDVRRNMGRVASVLYGEPSSRLTMIGITGTNGKTTSAFMTKSILESSGIKTGLLGTVRCDDGVDKEDAEHTTPEGSDLQLWLHRMVRNGCGACVMEASSHAICQGRIDGVLFDRAGFTNLTVDHLNYHADMESYFEVKRRLFNGYMRGERRAAVNLDDPYGALLHRELGERSVGYSLSDRNADFFAEVKQASAEGTDVEITMPGCGIPIGARLPLLGIYNVMNALQALSLSWTSGTETEAALDGLSKMRQVPGRLERYIIEGSGTCVIDFAHNPDGLEKILTALRSVCEGRLTVIFGASGESDKSKRPLMGETASRLADHVIISSDNPKSEDPRMIAEEILSGAKRYSAACTVMVDREEAVGYGLDMLSPGDILVLAGKGPETSQILKEGPVPYSDKDTLMGWCTRKGKVIR, encoded by the coding sequence ATGAAGTTAAGCTCTCTGTTCTCTTTGCTGGAAAAAAGCCCTCTGGATATCACGATCCATGACGCAGGCGACTGCGGACGGGCTGATCAGACCGAGGTCTGCGAACTGGTCTCGGACAGCAGGAAAGTCAGGCCGGGGTCGATATTTGCCTGTGTGGAGGGCGAACACTCCGACGGACATGACTTCGCTCAGTCGGCTGTTTCTTCCGGCGCTTCCCTCCTGATTTGCGGACATCCCCTGAATATCGGCATCCCGCAGCTGATCTGCGGCGATGTCAGAAGGAACATGGGCAGGGTGGCCTCTGTCCTTTACGGGGAACCGTCCTCGAGGCTTACAATGATAGGTATCACCGGCACCAACGGGAAGACCACATCCGCATTCATGACGAAGTCCATACTTGAAAGCTCAGGCATCAAAACCGGCCTTTTGGGTACGGTCCGATGCGACGACGGTGTGGACAAAGAGGATGCGGAACATACCACTCCCGAGGGATCCGACCTGCAGCTGTGGCTTCACAGAATGGTCCGGAACGGATGCGGCGCCTGTGTGATGGAGGCTTCTTCACATGCGATATGCCAGGGAAGGATCGACGGAGTCCTTTTTGACAGGGCCGGATTTACAAACCTTACAGTGGATCACCTTAACTACCATGCGGATATGGAGTCGTACTTCGAGGTAAAAAGAAGGCTTTTTAACGGCTATATGAGGGGCGAGCGCCGTGCGGCGGTAAACCTTGACGACCCCTACGGAGCGCTTCTGCACAGGGAACTTGGCGAAAGGTCCGTCGGCTACAGCCTTTCAGACAGGAATGCGGATTTCTTTGCCGAGGTAAAGCAGGCATCCGCAGAGGGAACGGATGTTGAGATAACCATGCCGGGCTGCGGTATCCCGATCGGAGCCAGGCTTCCGCTTCTCGGAATATACAATGTGATGAATGCGCTCCAGGCGCTGTCGCTCTCATGGACGTCCGGAACAGAGACAGAGGCGGCTCTTGACGGTCTTTCGAAGATGAGACAGGTGCCCGGCCGCCTTGAAAGGTATATCATCGAAGGAAGCGGGACGTGTGTGATAGATTTTGCGCATAACCCCGACGGACTTGAAAAGATACTCACAGCTCTGAGGTCGGTTTGTGAGGGCAGGCTGACCGTCATATTCGGCGCAAGCGGCGAGAGCGACAAAAGTAAGCGGCCGCTTATGGGAGAGACTGCGTCGCGCCTGGCAGACCACGTGATAATCAGCTCCGACAACCCCAAAAGCGAGGATCCCCGGATGATCGCCGAAGAAATACTGAGCGGAGCGAAACGATACAGCGCTGCATGTACGGTGATGGTCGACAGGGAAGAGGCAGTCGGGTATGGACTTGATATGCTCTCGCCCGGAGATATCCTCGTGCTTGCAGGCAAAGGGCCGGAGACTTCCCAGATCCTGAAGGAGGGGCCTGTCCCATATTCCGACAAGGATACCCTTATGGGTTGGTGCACAAGGAAGGGCAAGGTCATCAGGTGA
- a CDS encoding UDP-N-acetylmuramoyl-L-alanyl-D-glutamate--2,6-diaminopimelate ligase: MRVDKLLEKLEKSDLDHTLWLPENRGTEDQGEITRLVSDSRKAGPGSLFACVSGEHSDGHDYAEKAYRSGAVMLLCERRLDLPIPQIISKDIRRNMGVVASLLYDEPAKKLKMIALTGTNGKTTSTFMTKSILENSGIKTGLLGTIYYDDGDTAEDAEHTTPEGSDLQYWLDRMAGNGCGACVMETSSHAVVQGRIDGVRFDRGGFTNLTVDHLDFHGDMESYYLAKKMLFERYMRNNWLAAVNIDDSYGMRLFGELGSKAISYGTKDRSSKFFAEIKGTSAEGMDVEIRTPDSKMPVASRLPLLGEYNILNALQALSLCWSLGVGDKEALEGLLRMKQVPGRLERYLVSGSGTCVIDFAHSPDGLEKVLVTLRSVCKGKLAVVFGAGGDRDRTKRPIMGEIAARLADSVIITSDNPRSEDPDLIVSEIEVGARKHSREYKRIVDRKAAIFEGLKRSGPDDILLIAGKGPEPYQILKDGPIPFLDKNVVVEWCRENGKEVI, from the coding sequence ATGAGAGTGGATAAACTGCTTGAAAAACTTGAAAAGAGCGACCTTGACCATACGCTCTGGCTGCCTGAAAACCGGGGAACGGAAGATCAGGGCGAGATCACACGGCTGGTCTCGGACAGCAGGAAAGCAGGTCCCGGATCTCTCTTCGCATGTGTGAGCGGGGAGCACAGCGACGGACATGACTATGCAGAAAAGGCATACAGGTCCGGTGCCGTGATGCTTCTTTGCGAACGCAGGCTGGATCTGCCGATACCCCAGATAATCTCAAAAGATATCAGACGCAACATGGGGGTAGTTGCATCCCTGCTTTACGACGAACCTGCGAAAAAGCTCAAAATGATAGCTCTGACAGGTACGAACGGTAAGACCACATCGACTTTCATGACAAAATCCATACTTGAAAATTCCGGAATCAAGACGGGACTGCTCGGCACGATCTACTATGACGACGGGGATACTGCGGAGGATGCCGAACATACCACCCCCGAGGGTTCTGACCTGCAGTACTGGCTGGACAGGATGGCAGGGAACGGCTGCGGTGCCTGCGTGATGGAGACCTCCTCCCATGCTGTGGTGCAGGGCAGGATAGACGGAGTAAGGTTCGACAGGGGAGGCTTCACTAATCTTACGGTCGACCACCTTGATTTCCACGGAGATATGGAATCCTATTACCTGGCCAAAAAAATGCTGTTTGAAAGATACATGCGAAACAACTGGCTTGCAGCGGTCAACATAGACGACAGCTACGGGATGAGGCTTTTCGGCGAGCTTGGCAGCAAGGCCATAAGCTACGGCACGAAAGACAGATCCTCAAAGTTCTTCGCGGAGATCAAAGGGACTTCTGCGGAAGGCATGGATGTCGAAATACGTACCCCCGACTCTAAGATGCCTGTCGCCTCAAGACTGCCGCTTCTGGGAGAGTACAACATCCTTAACGCGCTTCAGGCCCTTTCCCTCTGCTGGTCGCTTGGAGTGGGAGACAAGGAGGCGCTGGAAGGCCTGCTGAGAATGAAACAGGTGCCGGGAAGGCTTGAACGTTACCTGGTCTCAGGTTCCGGTACATGCGTGATAGATTTTGCCCACAGTCCCGACGGACTTGAAAAGGTCCTAGTGACGCTGAGGAGCGTATGTAAGGGCAAATTGGCCGTGGTCTTCGGAGCAGGCGGAGACAGGGACAGGACAAAACGCCCCATCATGGGAGAAATAGCTGCGAGACTTGCAGATTCCGTGATCATAACGTCGGACAATCCCAGGAGCGAGGATCCCGATCTTATAGTCTCCGAGATAGAGGTCGGAGCAAGAAAACATTCACGGGAGTATAAAAGGATAGTCGACAGGAAGGCCGCGATATTTGAGGGCCTGAAAAGGTCGGGTCCGGACGACATACTCCTTATTGCGGGAAAAGGACCCGAACCGTACCAGATATTGAAGGATGGTCCCATACCCTTCCTAGACAAAAATGTTGTCGTTGAGTGGTGCAGAGAAAACGGCAAAGAGGTGATCTGA
- a CDS encoding UDP-N-acetylmuramoyl-tripeptide--D-alanyl-D-alanine ligase, which translates to MDHVMASHAAEWAEGTHCGPDVRLCRPWKSDSRDVGPGDAFVALRGEKTDGHLYVHNAIERGAKLLLVDISRVEELMLDEPEFSGVSVIAVQDTATALPVIARDYLKRVSPRLTGITGSVGKTTTRELTVSLLKTEKKVHSAIRSFNTVVGCSLTILAMAEDTEVLVLEFGTNHFGEIREMVSLFPPETAVITEVAPAHLEGFENIEGVLRAKMEICESKMLDTIIYNSDNMLLGNELSYKYNNINKIGVGKCAGADLKITDQKLSLDDGGAALASFYDFMGKSVELRANLFGLQHSYNVGYAFLTALHYGISEDAVQEALSGFVPIAGRGICKKLPGNKWVIDEAYNANPSSMGAALKNTLSVAESSSLTPYAVLGGMRELGRSSAMWHQEILKMITGFRRVLLLGGEWFDPEAVIPANAERYMTFEELTPLAEELAGHDSVVLVKGSNSYGLKRFAALLTEG; encoded by the coding sequence ATGGACCACGTGATGGCTTCTCATGCGGCGGAATGGGCTGAAGGCACCCACTGCGGGCCTGATGTCAGGCTGTGCAGGCCGTGGAAGAGCGACAGCAGGGACGTCGGGCCCGGCGACGCCTTTGTGGCACTCAGGGGAGAGAAAACGGACGGCCACCTTTATGTCCACAACGCGATAGAAAGGGGAGCCAAACTTCTCCTGGTGGACATCTCCAGAGTTGAGGAGCTGATGCTTGACGAACCTGAGTTTTCCGGTGTATCTGTAATAGCCGTTCAGGACACAGCCACGGCTCTCCCCGTTATAGCCAGGGATTACCTGAAGCGTGTCTCTCCCAGATTGACAGGGATAACCGGAAGCGTAGGCAAAACGACTACCAGGGAGCTGACGGTGAGCCTTCTGAAAACGGAAAAGAAGGTGCACAGCGCAATAAGAAGCTTCAACACTGTAGTCGGGTGCAGCCTTACGATCCTTGCAATGGCTGAGGATACAGAGGTCCTGGTCCTTGAATTCGGAACGAACCATTTCGGCGAAATAAGGGAGATGGTCTCGCTGTTCCCGCCCGAAACAGCGGTGATAACCGAAGTCGCGCCTGCCCACCTTGAAGGATTTGAAAACATTGAGGGAGTTCTCAGGGCAAAGATGGAAATATGTGAGTCGAAAATGCTTGACACGATCATATATAACTCTGACAACATGCTGCTCGGAAATGAATTGTCCTATAAATATAATAACATTAATAAAATCGGTGTCGGGAAGTGCGCCGGAGCCGACCTGAAGATCACAGACCAGAAACTGTCACTGGATGACGGGGGAGCAGCGCTTGCCTCCTTTTATGACTTCATGGGAAAAAGTGTCGAACTCAGGGCGAACCTGTTCGGGCTGCAGCATTCCTACAACGTCGGTTATGCCTTTCTCACAGCCCTTCACTACGGGATAAGCGAAGATGCGGTGCAAGAGGCTCTCTCCGGGTTCGTACCCATAGCGGGCAGGGGTATCTGCAAAAAGCTGCCCGGAAACAAATGGGTGATCGACGAAGCGTACAACGCAAATCCCAGTTCCATGGGAGCCGCCCTCAAGAATACGCTCAGTGTGGCAGAGAGCTCATCACTTACCCCATATGCCGTACTGGGCGGAATGAGAGAACTTGGAAGATCCTCAGCCATGTGGCATCAGGAGATCCTCAAGATGATCACAGGCTTCAGGAGGGTGCTTCTTCTTGGCGGGGAATGGTTCGATCCTGAGGCAGTCATTCCTGCAAACGCCGAGAGATACATGACTTTTGAAGAGCTTACACCTCTTGCCGAGGAGCTTGCCGGACACGATTCGGTCGTTTTGGTCAAGGGGTCGAACTCATACGGACTTAAGAGGTTCGCAGCGCTGCTGACGGAGGGCTGA
- a CDS encoding phospho-N-acetylmuramoyl-pentapeptide-transferase: MYTGFVLVLFFSLTAEIFLQGKWTDKMHRLKIEQVAKLYGPSWHEKTKTGTPTMGGIIFIPVFLAAVCAGYFLSPYSDLHKIGKIALYPVLAAAVGLLDDWLKYSKRSSDGLKSMEKLALQIAVTVPWALWTTPPALDLVFVSVPRYVGIVLLVFTGVGLQNAVNVTDGLDGLAAGSVLISLLGALSFLGGEPSIIFPIASGAGICLGFLWHNCHPANVFMGDVGAHFFAGLLLSLCVVSDAFIFVIPISFIFGLEIMSVALQIISIRGFNKKIFLMSPVHHHFEMLGWKETQIVTRFWIIHAVGMLVLMSVLLMLMVLV, encoded by the coding sequence ATGTATACCGGATTTGTTCTCGTGCTTTTCTTCTCACTGACCGCAGAGATATTTCTTCAGGGGAAGTGGACGGACAAAATGCACAGGCTTAAAATAGAGCAGGTCGCAAAGCTCTACGGTCCGTCGTGGCATGAAAAGACCAAGACCGGAACTCCAACCATGGGCGGGATAATATTTATCCCCGTCTTCCTTGCCGCAGTTTGCGCAGGATACTTCCTAAGCCCCTACTCAGACCTCCACAAGATAGGAAAGATCGCTCTCTATCCGGTCCTTGCCGCAGCGGTGGGCTTACTGGATGATTGGCTGAAGTATTCGAAAAGGTCGAGTGACGGGCTTAAGAGCATGGAAAAACTGGCCCTTCAGATCGCCGTGACAGTACCATGGGCCCTGTGGACCACTCCTCCCGCCCTTGACCTGGTATTTGTCTCGGTACCCAGGTATGTCGGCATAGTTCTTCTTGTCTTCACCGGAGTCGGGCTTCAGAATGCGGTGAACGTTACGGATGGACTTGACGGGCTGGCTGCGGGGTCTGTGCTTATCTCTCTTCTGGGAGCCCTTTCGTTTCTGGGAGGCGAACCTTCGATCATCTTCCCTATCGCATCGGGCGCAGGGATATGTCTTGGGTTTTTATGGCACAACTGCCATCCTGCAAACGTTTTCATGGGAGATGTCGGAGCGCACTTTTTTGCCGGACTTCTCCTTTCCCTGTGCGTTGTATCGGATGCATTTATCTTTGTAATACCAATTTCATTCATATTTGGACTGGAAATAATGTCAGTAGCCCTTCAGATAATTTCTATCAGGGGCTTCAACAAGAAAATATTCCTCATGAGTCCGGTACACCACCATTTTGAGATGCTCGGGTGGAAAGAGACTCAGATAGTGACAAGGTTCTGGATAATACATGCCGTCGGCATGCTGGTGCTTATGTCCGTATTGTTAATGCTGATGGTTTTGGTATAA